The following nucleotide sequence is from uncultured Draconibacterium sp..
CGCGTAACCGCCAGAAAATACCGTCTATTTTATCTACTGATTTTTTAGCTATTAATAACGCCTGCTTTACTTTATCAAATAATAGAATTTCAATTCCTTCCAAAACGAGAGATTCGTATTCTGTACGAAATTTTCGTATCGAGTCCCTTAATTTTTGCCCTTCTTTCTCTATATCCTCATTTTGGATTTTAACATCAATTTTCCTGTATTTATCCAGCAACTCATCATATTCACCATCTATTTGACGAACAAACCGATCACCTCTCTCCAGACCATCAAATTGACGAATAAAGGGTAATTCAAAGTTTAATTCTGGAGTATATCTTCCTCCAAGTGCGTCAATACTTTCTTGATTTTTCCTTTTAAACCAATCATCAGAAAGTTCTTCCTGGTTAAAAAAATAGTAAAGCATCCCTTCATTTTCCCGCTTACTAAGTCTGACTTCAAGCTCATGTTTTCCCCAATATTCGAAGGAAACATTCATTCCTTTTTTTAAAGCATAAGCTTTCCATTTTTCTACAAATTCATTCCATTTCTGAAGCATTGATTTACCACGCCCTTTTCCGTCTGGTCTGTCAACTGGGATAGCTATATAATATTTAGCAAGCGTAGGGTGATTATCTATTGCATTTTTGGTTGATTCCTCCACCTGTGACCATTCAGAAGCCTTTAAACTTCTAACGAAATATTTGGCTTGCCAACAATGAATTTTTCCATCATTTAATTCCCAAAAGCATTCTTTGCCTCCGTCAGGTTTGCCTATTCTTACAAAATTTTTTGTATTTGGGATAGTTTCTTTTCGAGCCAATTGACACACCAATTCTTCGAAGCCTTCTCGTTGTCCATCGATAGCAGCTATATTATTCCAGTTAATATTCATAGAAGTTATAGTTCAAGCTTGGATTTTACTTTCATTCATAAAAGTAAAAAATTCTGAAAGATCTTATGTACTTGCGGATATCTTTAATTTTGGTAAATCGAAGTTTTTATACAACCTGATTAAATCCATGAGAAAGATAATATTAAAGGTGAATTTGATAATTTGTGTTATAATCTGATGGCATCGCAGGAACAACGCACCGAGCTTTTGAAAATCTTTACCGATACTCATTCTTCACCTCATGAGTATTTTCAATTAAAACCGGAGTTCTTTCGCTTTGAGATTTTAACAGCAGAGATTCAGAAGATTATCACTGACAATAATATTGATCCATCATTAAAAAAGTTTTTCCGAATACAGAGCTATATAGACGATATACCTGCTGAACTATTAGAGGTTATTATCGGATAGTTTTTGGGAAATCAATGGCATTAATTACGGTAAACTCTAATCGAATTTATCATGGGAAAAAAAGATTCGTTATTGCGCATGAATTAGTTCATTTTGAGATGCACCGTCATTTAGTGCCGATACATCATGATACAGATGCCACGCCAGAATACTTTAAGAATGGTCATCAAGAAACAGATGCTAATGAATTTATATCTGAGCTATTAATGCCGAAACTATTATTTGAAAAAGAATGCTCTGTGAAAAAGTTCAGTCCAGATCTTTTAAGATATTTGGCAGATAGATTTTAAATAAGTACATCATCGGTCGCATACAAATACTTTGAATTACGAGATCATCCGATTTGCTTATTTTATTCGCATAACAATCGGGTAAAATAATGGAAACGCCCAAGATGGATATCCACATTTAATTAATGATCGGACTAGATTGACTCCGCCAGAAGATTCAGTAGCCGCCGACTTTTTCGGGAAACAAAAATTTTACAATAAAGAACAAAGTAAACAACAGATATGGAAATCTACCTGGTTTGAGTTGAAGCACTGAGATAATGATACTGATTTTAAGTTCTATGAATATTGTATCATTACACCAACATATAACACTGTTTTAAGTATAGTTTGGGAGGAGCTTTAACTTACGCGCTCATTGGCCATAATTAATCCATATTAAAAATAACTGAATAACTGACTGCCATAGCATTATAATTTGAGTCCTTTTTTATGCGTCTCGGCGCTCATAAACTTCAACACAGCATCAAAATCGTCCGATAAAAAGTTCGACACCTCCCCCCTTGAGTCCACTTTTTTACATACAATTTTCAATCAAAAAACATTAAAGCACTGTAATCCAGTGATTTTTGTTTTTGCAACATACCAAACAGAACCATATAAAACCATATTTTAGGTGAACAATTAGGTGAACAAAATTTGAATCACAATTTGTTCACCAATTAGACCTCAAAATACTATATAACAACCGTTTACAACGGTTGAAATTTTGCATTTTAAATATTATTTTATTAATTTTAGTGAACAAATTTCAATGTTATTGACGATGGAAAATTTCAACACCTACAATCTAGCATTCGTCCTCCGAAAATCAAGAAAGAACAATGAAGGCAAATCCCCTGTATACATGAGGATTACAGTTAATGGACAGCGAGCAGAAGTTTCTATTAAAAGAAATATACATACAGACAATTGGGAAAATAAAGCTTGCAAAGCTAAGGGTTATAAAAGCGAGGTTAAACAACTCAATCAATATTTGGAAACGCTAAAAGCTTTAATGA
It contains:
- a CDS encoding ImmA/IrrE family metallo-endopeptidase, producing MALITVNSNRIYHGKKRFVIAHELVHFEMHRHLVPIHHDTDATPEYFKNGHQETDANEFISELLMPKLLFEKECSVKKFSPDLLRYLADRF